One window of the Acaryochloris sp. CCMEE 5410 genome contains the following:
- a CDS encoding GspH/FimT family pseudopilin: protein MCRKNLSLVLYNHLIQQRQTAKPNSGLSLIELVVVIGLTALLAAFAAPAITFGTNPLRDTSNRMVANFRLARAKAMSKTSAYRIRPLSVEQLIVEQAKNCNATTWTTATEFVAEDLKFDSPTEVIAAQVDGSGVTNTGWQLCFNSRGRADMTLELTLKDMNTNQQRTLEIFLGGNAELSEIS, encoded by the coding sequence ATGTGTCGGAAAAACTTGTCATTGGTACTTTACAACCATTTGATTCAGCAACGACAAACAGCCAAACCTAATTCTGGTTTGTCGCTAATTGAACTTGTAGTGGTCATTGGTTTGACAGCGCTTCTCGCTGCTTTTGCTGCACCTGCTATTACCTTTGGCACCAATCCACTGAGAGATACTTCGAACCGAATGGTAGCTAACTTTAGACTAGCCAGGGCAAAAGCAATGTCTAAAACTTCTGCCTATCGTATTCGCCCTCTATCTGTTGAACAACTCATTGTAGAGCAGGCCAAGAACTGCAACGCTACCACTTGGACAACAGCCACTGAATTTGTGGCAGAGGATCTGAAATTTGACTCACCGACTGAAGTGATAGCAGCACAGGTTGATGGTTCAGGGGTTACTAACACGGGTTGGCAGTTGTGCTTCAACAGTAGAGGCAGAGCAGATATGACTTTAGAACTAACCCTTAAGGATATGAATACTAATCAGCAACGAACCTTAGAAATTTTTCTTGGAGGGAATGCTGAGCTAAGTGAGATTAGTTGA
- a CDS encoding prepilin-type N-terminal cleavage/methylation domain-containing protein codes for MRTKANGKIYTYLLGHVQSLRHREQGLTLVEAVVSILIFFIAIGGIVPISLNYSLAAIRNEQKTGAIAISQQIMDELRQVDASTLPDGNTTETTLPTGTSGASLADVSFMGKSYSSQITYCQTSSASYCDANSRHIKIEVFRDGQSIYEVETVYTKFE; via the coding sequence ATGAGAACTAAAGCGAACGGTAAGATTTACACTTACCTTTTGGGTCACGTGCAGTCTTTGAGACATCGTGAGCAAGGACTCACTTTAGTAGAAGCAGTAGTCTCCATACTGATCTTTTTTATTGCTATAGGTGGCATTGTCCCTATTTCGTTGAACTATTCTCTTGCTGCCATTCGAAATGAGCAGAAGACTGGAGCTATAGCCATATCGCAACAGATTATGGACGAGCTTCGCCAAGTAGATGCTTCAACTTTACCTGATGGTAACACTACTGAAACTACGTTACCAACTGGGACTTCTGGTGCTTCTTTAGCCGATGTTTCATTTATGGGTAAATCCTACAGTTCTCAAATTACGTATTGTCAAACTTCTAGTGCTAGTTACTGTGATGCAAACTCAAGACATATCAAAATCGAAGTGTTTCGAGATGGTCAATCAATTTATGAAGTTGAGACTGTCTACACGAAGTTCGAATAG
- a CDS encoding Tfp pilus assembly protein FimT/FimU gives MNYHTSVYKLYSRATKFPKSSNTEAGISMVEVMAVLAITGLVAAFSVRGIGSIGQNPVQDSASRVSANLKMARSKAMFKTAAYRVKPISSSSTEMIVEKANSCDAPSGSWETESSFVSEDLTLENGVAITEATENSGSNTANWSVCFDSRGSADKNLKLTLANNQKQAEVEIFRGGTIAMSKDASLGTTTVASATTSTLSSSSSSSSSSSSSTASSSSSSSTTSSSSSSSTASNPSSSSIASNPSSSGKDKKANCTNSLGEKTNCSINSNPNNQSSDNSYNYHGSYENWETQFSDKNKNKNK, from the coding sequence ATGAACTACCACACCTCTGTCTACAAATTATATTCCCGTGCTACTAAGTTCCCAAAATCATCTAACACCGAAGCTGGCATTAGCATGGTTGAGGTCATGGCGGTACTCGCTATCACAGGTCTCGTAGCTGCTTTTTCTGTACGGGGCATTGGCTCAATTGGCCAGAATCCTGTTCAAGACTCTGCCTCTCGTGTATCAGCAAATTTAAAGATGGCCCGTTCTAAGGCTATGTTCAAAACTGCTGCCTATCGAGTTAAACCAATTTCTAGCTCAAGCACAGAAATGATTGTTGAGAAGGCAAATTCTTGCGATGCACCATCTGGATCTTGGGAAACAGAATCCAGTTTTGTGAGTGAGGATTTAACCCTTGAAAATGGAGTAGCAATTACTGAGGCTACTGAAAATAGTGGTTCCAATACTGCTAATTGGAGTGTTTGCTTTGACAGTCGAGGGAGTGCAGATAAAAACCTGAAGCTGACATTAGCAAATAATCAGAAACAAGCGGAAGTTGAAATTTTTAGAGGGGGGACAATTGCCATGAGCAAAGATGCGTCTCTCGGTACAACAACGGTTGCTAGTGCAACAACCTCTACTCTGTCTTCGAGTAGTAGTTCTAGCAGCTCCAGCAGCTCTAGTACTGCTAGCAGCTCCAGCAGCTCTAGTACTACTAGCAGCTCCAGCAGCTCTAGTACTGCTAGTAACCCCAGCAGCTCTAGTATTGCTAGTAACCCCAGCAGTTCCGGCAAGGATAAGAAGGCCAACTGTACTAATAGCCTAGGCGAAAAGACAAACTGCAGTATCAATAGCAACCCCAACAACCAAAGCAGCGATAACAGCTACAATTACCATGGGAGCTATGAGAATTGGGAGACCCAATTCTCGGATAAAAACAAGAACAAGAACAAGTAG
- the cbiB gene encoding adenosylcobinamide-phosphate synthase CbiB, translated as MINFDTGVAFDQPLAIMVLISAAVLDFAIGDPWWCPHPVQMMGWIVQRYTKGALRWWNEPWQLRIAGIHLTIALVCSVSLGSWLLFYGLDRWAWPVSLGLEVILLASCFAGRSLHDAAVDVLKPLGQADLTVARSRLRRYVGRDTDTLAEQDILRALLETIAENATDGVMAPLFYALVGLAIPGVGPVPVALFYKAVSTLDSMIGYRTAPYTDLGWFSARLDDVLTWFPCRLMVLTVGLLSGKLKSVWVIGWRDARKDPSPNSGWSECAYAAILGVQLGGQNWYRGVAKLKPLLGNPLQRITEKHIEVAIRLTRNCFLMWLGLAVAFTWLTMPTPLSWG; from the coding sequence GTGATCAATTTTGATACTGGAGTAGCTTTTGACCAGCCGTTAGCCATCATGGTGCTGATCAGTGCAGCAGTGCTTGATTTTGCCATTGGAGATCCTTGGTGGTGTCCTCATCCTGTGCAAATGATGGGCTGGATCGTTCAGCGCTATACCAAGGGAGCATTGCGGTGGTGGAATGAACCGTGGCAACTGCGGATAGCGGGTATACATTTGACGATTGCCCTGGTCTGTAGTGTGAGCTTGGGCAGCTGGCTACTGTTTTATGGGTTAGATCGGTGGGCTTGGCCGGTGAGTTTGGGATTAGAAGTTATTTTACTCGCCAGTTGTTTTGCAGGACGTAGTTTACATGATGCAGCCGTTGATGTTCTCAAACCGTTAGGACAAGCGGATTTAACGGTGGCGAGATCGCGGCTGCGTCGCTATGTCGGAAGAGACACAGATACCTTAGCAGAGCAAGATATCTTAAGAGCTTTACTGGAGACTATTGCAGAGAATGCCACGGATGGTGTGATGGCTCCTTTGTTTTATGCCCTAGTCGGCCTTGCCATTCCTGGAGTAGGGCCTGTGCCTGTGGCATTGTTCTACAAGGCAGTTAGTACATTGGATTCTATGATTGGGTATCGCACGGCCCCTTACACTGATCTGGGTTGGTTTAGTGCGCGTCTTGATGATGTTTTGACCTGGTTCCCTTGTCGATTGATGGTGCTGACGGTGGGGTTGTTATCGGGAAAACTCAAGTCTGTCTGGGTGATCGGTTGGCGAGATGCTCGTAAGGACCCTAGCCCTAACTCAGGTTGGAGTGAATGTGCCTATGCTGCCATTTTGGGTGTGCAGTTGGGGGGACAAAATTGGTACCGGGGTGTGGCTAAGTTGAAGCCGCTGCTGGGCAATCCCCTGCAACGAATTACTGAGAAGCATATCGAGGTGGCGATTCGCCTGACCCGCAATTGCTTTTTGATGTGGTTGGGATTGGCAGTGGCCTTCACTTGGTTGACAATGCCAACCCCTTTGTCCTGGGGCTAA
- a CDS encoding murein transglycosylase A: MFFLTLPLLLGCTAATTPLTAATPPVDPLPLTVVSTDQLPKGLAKDQQLWKKVNGQKGDYKALLTAIDHSLEYLGTDKAQKDYQDYKVPGITRDRVSRSLRRFRQLVVQAKSPKALETAVKREFQFYQSIGNDQKGNVDFTGYYEATYPASRQPTAEFRYPLYQAPADLKQWPKPHPTRAELEGSDGLQASQGPLKGLELVWLRDRIQAFLVQVQGSARLGLTDGTEMTVGYAGKTAHPYTSIGKALIADGKFTLEELSLPVVLQYFEENPQDLDLYIPKNKSFVFFQETFGSPPMGNLNVPVTDERSIATDKSLMPPGALALIQTNLPYYNASQTLEFKDVSRFVLDHDTGSAIKGPGRVDIFMGTGAKAKERAGVMTGSGQLYYLLLKDN; encoded by the coding sequence ATGTTTTTTCTGACTCTGCCTTTGCTTTTGGGGTGTACCGCTGCCACCACGCCGCTCACGGCGGCAACACCCCCGGTGGACCCTCTACCCTTAACGGTCGTTTCTACAGATCAACTACCCAAGGGTTTAGCAAAGGACCAACAGTTATGGAAAAAAGTCAATGGTCAGAAAGGTGACTATAAAGCGTTACTGACAGCGATTGATCATAGCTTGGAGTACTTAGGGACTGACAAAGCCCAGAAGGATTACCAAGACTACAAAGTTCCAGGGATTACCCGCGATCGCGTTTCCCGTAGCCTGCGTCGGTTTCGCCAGTTGGTGGTGCAAGCGAAGTCTCCAAAAGCACTCGAAACAGCGGTCAAGCGTGAGTTTCAGTTTTATCAATCCATCGGCAATGACCAAAAGGGTAATGTCGATTTTACGGGATATTACGAAGCGACCTATCCCGCAAGCCGCCAACCCACCGCCGAGTTTCGCTATCCCCTATATCAAGCTCCAGCAGATTTAAAGCAATGGCCTAAGCCCCATCCCACCCGAGCAGAGCTAGAGGGGTCGGATGGTTTGCAAGCTTCTCAAGGGCCGTTGAAGGGATTGGAGTTGGTATGGCTGCGCGATCGCATCCAGGCATTCCTCGTGCAAGTCCAAGGATCCGCCCGCCTCGGATTAACAGATGGCACAGAAATGACTGTCGGTTACGCTGGCAAAACCGCTCATCCCTACACCAGTATCGGTAAAGCTTTAATTGCCGATGGCAAATTCACTCTAGAGGAATTGAGTCTTCCCGTCGTCCTCCAGTACTTCGAAGAGAATCCTCAAGATTTAGATCTCTACATTCCCAAAAACAAAAGCTTTGTTTTCTTTCAGGAAACCTTTGGCTCACCTCCCATGGGCAATCTAAATGTCCCCGTCACCGATGAGCGGTCCATTGCTACGGATAAATCGCTGATGCCCCCGGGTGCACTGGCGCTGATTCAAACCAACTTGCCCTACTACAATGCCAGCCAGACGTTGGAATTCAAAGATGTCAGTCGATTTGTGCTGGATCACGATACGGGCAGCGCCATCAAGGGTCCAGGCCGGGTAGATATTTTTATGGGGACTGGGGCAAAAGCAAAAGAACGGGCAGGAGTCATGACAGGATCCGGGCAGCTCTATTATTTACTGCTCAAAGACAACTGA
- a CDS encoding ISAs1 family transposase (programmed frameshift), with protein MSHLIDTLKQVPDFRSAHGRIHPLWLLLLLMVMGMLAGYQGYRPLETFVSDYRQPLSELLGLESLEVPSHCTFRRVMKGLDFQALSHQFEAWMLSKAQTHSPDNYAASIDGKRIRQGLTDAKGKQRFVGLVSLFAVEAGITLKLEALTQEDNSEIKVVQALLETLQLDGLLITMDALHAQKTLEKIVASGNDYLVAVKSNQGRLYDHLQTYFECLKPMAEHIHSAQSRGRDEHRCIQVYEPVGIALQEWEAIRSVLCVQRWGTRKGKEYHNTAYYISSAATSPQHWQSLVREHWGIENRLHWPKDVGFGEDDYRLEDEQALLNWSVLRTIGINILRLNDYQSLKTAMTKLANRVDIIFSLLT; from the exons ATGAGCCATCTAATCGATACTTTGAAGCAAGTCCCGGATTTCCGCAGTGCCCATGGCCGTATTCATCCGTTATGGCTGCTGTTGCTATTGATGGTGATGGGCATGCTTGCTGGATATCAAGGGTACCGTCCGTTAGAAACCTTTGTGAGCGATTATCGCCAGCCTTTAAGTGAGCTATTGGGGCTTGAGAGCCTCGAAGTTCCGTCTCACTGTACCTTTCGTCGAGTGATGAAGGGGCTTGACTTCCAAGCGTTGAGCCACCAATTTGAAGCATGGATGCTCTCGAAAGCCCAGACTCACTCTCCCGATAATTATGCAGCCTCCATTGATGGCAAACGGATTCGTCAGGGGCTGACAGATGCCAAGGGGAAGCAGCGTTTTGTAGGGTTGGTGAGTTTATTTGCGGTGGAAGCAGGCATCACCCTCAAGCTCGAAGCCCTCACTCAGGAGGATAATAGCGAAATCAAAGTCGTGCAGGCACTGTTGGAAACCCTTCAACTCGATGGCTTGCTGATTACCATGGATGCCTTACACGCCCAAAAAACACTTGAGAAGATTGTGGCCTCGGGTAACGACTATCTTGTGGCGGTCAAATCCAATCAGGGAAGACTTTACGACCACCTCCAGACTTACTTTGAGTGTCTTAAACCCATGGCTGAGCACATCCACTCCGCCCAAAGTAGAGGACGAGATGAACATCGGTGTATACAGGTTTATGAGCCTGTCGGCATAGCCCTACAAGAATGGGAGGCAATTCGCTCTGTGCTTTGTGTCCAACGATGGGGCACTCGCAAAGGAAAGGAGTATCACAATACGGCCTATTACATCAGTTCAGCTGCCACCTCACCCCAGCATTGGCAATCTCTGGTCCGAGAACATTGGGGCATTGAAAATCGGTTGCATTGGCCGAAGGATGTTG GTTTTGGCGAAGATGATTATCGACTCGAAGATGAACAAGCACTGCTCAATTGGTCAGTGCTTAGAACTATTGGGATTAATATCCTGCGGCTAAACGACTATCAATCCCTCAAAACCGCGATGACTAAGCTGGCTAATCGGGTCGATATTATTTTTTCGCTGCTAACTTAA
- a CDS encoding EAL domain-containing protein produces MQPELYKIPGLTGVFEKHSLAETVQAAKQLTGTDGLIIINDSTETGQANVKRIDALKKVPNIPKTIQIISDVTPQELPQRLSAYPPTWPVVPLGQLRLNKKDGELINFEADTQILKSKVPNPIFTETSMRVGAGAIGGKVLEGGAHADQAVQLVDQILDGTNPADLEPIAESTNLWVFDARELERFQIKPQRLPAGSTIRYRQPSFYEQYQSAVWVVIGVCSSSLVIIALLVEVLRRRAQVEKTLRENEKRYRDLAEVGANTFWELDINLNLSYVSDLQGHQTSAISSQVLGSPLTDVFADEEIFEFNTKRLETILHWRRPIRDFIFFAKEDNQEMRIFKLNGKPIVDDAQLFQGYRGIQRDITEEYFLTKKIAYQAAYDSLTNLLNRSEFDSRLQESVNLAKEDDTQYVLCYLDLDQFKLVNDTAGHIVGDQLLTDLAHLLKQALRPDDVLGRLGGDEFGLLMQDCTLEEAQAFCEKLVTQVQNFRFQWRDSQFRVGVSVGIVAFTDASYSAEELLSRADLACYKAKDAGRGRVYVANQNDRELDHFQLQMAHIADIPQAIEEDRLFLVKQPIQSIRQPTSLHRHYEILLRLRDGKNNIIGPGLFIPAAERYGVIALIDNWVLENTLNQYYQCGLEDEMVSINLSGASINDDRATAKVIALITQSSVPPSNICIEITETATIAQLDQALRFIEPLKEIGVKFALDDFGSGVSSLSYLKSLPVDYLKIDGSLIKNIAVVESDREIIYLINELAHKRGMKTIAEFVENEQILEQLRIIGVDYAQGYGIGKPEPLMAPNQVMAS; encoded by the coding sequence GTGCAACCCGAACTCTACAAGATTCCTGGATTGACGGGCGTATTTGAAAAACATAGCCTGGCTGAAACAGTGCAGGCAGCCAAGCAGCTGACGGGTACTGATGGCTTAATTATCATTAATGATTCCACCGAAACCGGACAAGCCAACGTCAAACGCATTGATGCCTTAAAAAAAGTCCCCAATATCCCTAAGACGATCCAAATTATTAGCGATGTTACCCCTCAAGAATTACCCCAAAGGTTATCCGCTTATCCCCCGACTTGGCCAGTGGTGCCCCTGGGGCAACTCCGTCTCAATAAAAAAGATGGAGAGTTGATTAACTTTGAGGCCGATACGCAAATCTTAAAGTCTAAAGTGCCTAATCCCATCTTCACAGAGACCTCTATGCGCGTGGGGGCAGGAGCGATTGGTGGCAAGGTCCTGGAAGGAGGCGCTCATGCGGACCAGGCCGTACAATTGGTGGATCAAATTCTAGATGGAACGAATCCAGCTGACTTAGAGCCGATTGCAGAATCAACCAACTTGTGGGTATTCGATGCAAGAGAATTAGAACGTTTTCAGATCAAGCCTCAGCGTTTACCTGCTGGCAGTACGATTCGATATCGCCAACCCTCATTTTATGAACAGTATCAAAGTGCGGTATGGGTCGTCATCGGCGTCTGTTCCAGTTCCTTGGTGATTATTGCCTTGCTCGTGGAGGTCCTACGCAGACGGGCACAAGTCGAGAAAACCCTACGGGAGAATGAAAAACGCTATCGAGATTTAGCCGAAGTGGGTGCCAATACCTTTTGGGAACTGGATATCAACCTAAATCTATCCTATGTGTCCGATCTTCAAGGCCACCAAACATCAGCCATATCCTCTCAGGTTCTTGGTTCGCCTTTAACGGATGTGTTTGCAGATGAAGAGATTTTTGAATTTAATACCAAGCGTCTAGAAACGATTCTGCACTGGCGTCGTCCGATTCGCGACTTTATCTTCTTTGCCAAAGAAGACAACCAAGAGATGCGAATTTTTAAGCTGAATGGCAAGCCTATTGTGGATGATGCTCAACTGTTTCAAGGGTATCGCGGTATTCAGCGGGATATTACAGAAGAGTATTTTCTAACCAAAAAAATTGCGTATCAAGCAGCCTATGACAGTTTAACTAACTTGTTGAATCGGTCTGAGTTTGATAGTCGGTTACAGGAATCGGTCAATCTTGCGAAAGAAGACGACACTCAGTATGTGTTGTGCTACTTGGATCTGGACCAATTCAAATTGGTGAACGATACCGCAGGGCACATCGTCGGTGATCAATTACTCACAGACTTGGCACACCTCCTTAAACAAGCGCTGCGACCAGATGATGTCCTGGGACGATTGGGTGGAGATGAATTTGGATTATTGATGCAAGATTGCACCTTGGAAGAAGCGCAGGCCTTCTGCGAAAAGTTGGTGACCCAAGTCCAGAATTTCCGCTTTCAATGGCGAGATAGTCAATTTAGAGTAGGGGTCAGTGTGGGGATTGTCGCCTTTACGGATGCAAGCTATTCAGCCGAAGAACTGTTAAGTCGAGCTGATCTAGCCTGTTATAAGGCCAAGGATGCAGGGCGCGGGCGAGTTTATGTTGCCAATCAAAACGATCGCGAGCTGGACCACTTCCAACTGCAAATGGCGCATATTGCCGATATTCCCCAGGCCATTGAGGAAGACCGTTTGTTCTTAGTCAAGCAGCCCATTCAGAGTATTCGCCAACCGACCTCTTTGCATCGCCATTATGAAATTCTGTTGCGATTGAGAGATGGCAAAAACAATATTATTGGCCCTGGATTATTTATCCCTGCTGCAGAACGCTATGGGGTGATTGCCCTGATTGATAACTGGGTGCTAGAAAACACCCTCAATCAGTATTATCAATGTGGCTTAGAGGATGAGATGGTTTCCATCAATCTTTCAGGCGCGAGCATTAATGACGATCGGGCCACCGCCAAGGTGATTGCACTTATTACTCAATCGAGTGTCCCACCCAGCAATATTTGCATCGAGATTACAGAAACAGCCACTATTGCTCAGCTCGATCAAGCCTTGCGGTTTATTGAGCCTTTAAAGGAGATTGGGGTGAAGTTTGCCCTAGATGACTTTGGCAGTGGCGTGTCGTCCCTAAGCTATTTGAAGAGTCTTCCGGTAGACTATCTCAAAATCGATGGCAGTTTGATCAAGAATATTGCTGTCGTAGAAAGCGATCGCGAAATTATTTATTTGATTAATGAGCTAGCCCATAAGCGAGGTATGAAGACGATTGCTGAATTTGTTGAGAATGAGCAGATTTTAGAACAATTGCGCATTATTGGCGTGGACTATGCCCAAGGTTATGGCATCGGCAAGCCCGAGCCGTTAATGGCTCCCAATCAGGTGATGGCTAGCTGA
- a CDS encoding HAD family hydrolase, which translates to MSLQALIFDVDGTLANTERDGHRVAFNQAFAEAGLEWHWSVEQYGQLLQVAGGKERIRHYIQHFCPDWQQPHDLQGFIADLHAAKNSHYQALLSQGTIPLRPGVERLLRDARVEGIRLAIATTSDLPNVITLLEQTLDKTSLSWFETIAAGDMVPAKKPAPDIYHYALNQLALEPTDCLVFEDSQVGCQAACAAGCRPIITVNDYTQHQDFAGALLVINHLGSPDQPCTYLAGDSGGADYLTIPVLTTLWEKSVS; encoded by the coding sequence TTGTCTCTCCAAGCCCTCATTTTTGATGTAGACGGCACCCTGGCGAACACCGAGCGGGATGGACATCGTGTGGCTTTCAACCAAGCCTTCGCAGAGGCCGGATTAGAGTGGCACTGGTCCGTGGAGCAATATGGACAGCTTCTACAAGTAGCGGGGGGCAAAGAGCGCATTCGTCATTATATCCAGCACTTTTGCCCGGATTGGCAGCAGCCCCACGATTTGCAGGGCTTTATTGCCGACCTGCATGCAGCTAAAAATAGCCATTACCAGGCCTTGCTCAGCCAGGGTACAATTCCGCTGCGGCCTGGGGTTGAACGATTGCTGCGGGACGCGAGAGTGGAGGGAATACGGCTTGCGATCGCAACCACCAGCGACCTCCCCAATGTCATCACTCTCCTAGAACAGACCTTGGACAAAACTAGCCTGAGCTGGTTCGAAACCATTGCCGCAGGAGATATGGTCCCAGCCAAAAAGCCAGCTCCCGATATTTACCACTATGCACTCAACCAACTCGCCTTAGAACCAACGGATTGCCTGGTCTTTGAAGATTCCCAAGTCGGTTGTCAGGCCGCCTGTGCTGCTGGATGCCGTCCCATTATTACCGTCAATGACTATACCCAACATCAAGACTTTGCTGGGGCATTACTCGTGATCAATCATCTCGGCAGTCCAGATCAACCCTGCACATATCTGGCTGGTGACAGCGGAGGGGCTGACTATTTGACCATCCCTGTCTTGACCACGCTGTGGGAAAAATCCGTCAGCTAG
- a CDS encoding CAP domain-containing protein, which produces MHINQGHQACHWPIARRWGWSLSLALGLSLIATPSLSQTLHTPSLGTSASTLPAQSSTIAQMETEVLQRINQKRQHQGLPALQLNPRLSLVARSHSQQMAQYNFYSHIDPQGRNHRRRVEALGLRAYLIGENLMKCIRSSDPVGLSVESWMRSPGHRKNILLPEMQETGVGIWRKGQTYYVTQIYMEPK; this is translated from the coding sequence ATGCACATCAATCAGGGGCATCAGGCTTGCCATTGGCCTATTGCGAGGCGATGGGGCTGGTCTCTCAGCTTGGCCTTAGGCCTTAGCCTTATTGCAACGCCAAGTTTATCCCAAACCCTACATACGCCATCTTTAGGCACCAGTGCCTCAACTCTACCTGCTCAATCCAGCACCATCGCTCAGATGGAGACTGAGGTCTTACAACGGATCAATCAAAAACGCCAACATCAAGGTTTACCGGCCTTACAACTCAATCCCAGATTGTCCTTAGTGGCCCGTTCCCATAGCCAGCAAATGGCTCAATATAACTTTTACAGCCATATTGATCCCCAGGGTCGCAACCATCGCCGTCGAGTCGAGGCGTTAGGATTGCGGGCATATCTCATTGGTGAAAATCTGATGAAATGTATTCGATCTTCAGATCCTGTCGGTTTATCCGTCGAAAGCTGGATGAGAAGTCCCGGCCATCGTAAAAATATTTTGCTACCGGAAATGCAGGAGACAGGTGTAGGCATTTGGCGTAAGGGACAAACCTACTATGTCACGCAAATCTATATGGAGCCCAAATAG
- the gatC gene encoding Asp-tRNA(Asn)/Glu-tRNA(Gln) amidotransferase subunit GatC, producing MLERAEVDKVAHLARLSLTDAESEQFTTQLGDILDYFEQLSELDVAEVEPTTRAIDVSNVTRVDNLTPYDDRESILACAPAQEDEYFKVPKIMGEG from the coding sequence ATGCTGGAGCGTGCAGAAGTCGATAAAGTCGCCCATTTGGCCCGCCTATCCCTCACGGATGCTGAATCAGAACAGTTCACCACTCAGTTAGGGGATATCCTCGACTATTTTGAGCAACTGAGCGAGCTAGATGTGGCGGAGGTCGAGCCAACCACCCGAGCCATTGACGTTAGCAATGTCACCCGCGTTGATAATCTGACTCCCTATGATGATCGAGAGTCTATTCTGGCCTGTGCACCAGCCCAGGAAGATGAGTATTTCAAAGTGCCCAAAATCATGGGTGAAGGTTGA